The Takifugu rubripes chromosome 7, fTakRub1.2, whole genome shotgun sequence genome has a segment encoding these proteins:
- the chd4b gene encoding chromodomain-helicase-DNA-binding protein 4 isoform X4, protein MSGSEDEREDFGAADEHSLLPGEDDLDDALSEVEEVPKSKKKKKAKKSSRESRSSKRQRPIREEFPVSSPEHLIGSEAADRDPDEGAMRSESEGSDYAPGKKKKKRSSSAKDKKKSASAEKGSSSASKSKRKDPEPDDDDDDEEDCQPKSSAQLLEAWGMKDIDHVFTQEDYNALTNYKAFSQFVRPLIAAKNPKIAVSKMMTLMMAKWREFSTNNPLKGSATANAALAAANVAAAVENMVATGTDGASETAVAASAAPAAPAVAAAAPVVPQPAPAPPLRKAKTKEGKGPNARKKSKPAPKPPPKPKPKKVAPLKIKLGGLNSKRKRSSSDEDEPDVDSDFDDGSFSVSDGSNRSSRPKKKPKSSKKKKKVETEDGDGYETDHQDYCEVCQQGGEIILCDTCPRAYHMVCLDPDMEKAPEGKWSCPHCEKEGIQWEAKDELSEGEGEDEEDRRDEGVEEEDDHHIEFCRVCKDGGELLCCDTCPSSYHIHCLNPPLPEIPNGEWICPRCKCPPMKGKVQKVLTWRWGEPPAPTPVPRPADLPPDAPDPPPLAGRREREFFVKWCNMSYWHCSWVLELQLELNCQVMFRNYQRKTDMDEPPPVDFGGEGDDDKSSKRKNKDPLFARMEEEICRYGVKMEWLMIHRVLNHSVDKKNNVHYLIKWRDLPYDQSTWESEDMDIPEYDPYKQTYWNHRELMVGEEGRPGKKLKKTVKVKKAERPPANPVVDPTIKFDRQPDYLDSTGGTLHPYQLEGLNWLRFSWAQATDTILADEMGLGKTVQTAVFLYSLYKEGHSKGPFLVSAPLSTIINWEREFEMWAPDMYVVTYVGDKDSRAVIRENEFSFEGNAIRGGKKASKMKKDSTVKFHVLLTSYELITIDQAVLGSIEWACLVVDEAHRLKNNQSKFFRVLNNYQLQHKLLLTGTPLQNNLEELFHLLNFLTPERFNNLEGFLEEFADIAKEDQIKKLHDMLGPHMLRRLKADVFKHMPSKTELIVRVELSPMQKKYYKFILTRNFEALNTRGGGNQVSLLNVVMDLKKCCNHPYLFPAAATEAAKLPNGMYEGNSLVKSSGKLMLLQKMMRKLKEGGHRVLVFSQMTKMLDLLEDFLENEGYKYERIDGGVTGNMRQEAIDRFNAPGAPQFAFLLSTRAGGLGINLASADTVIIYDSDWNPHNDIQAFSRAHRIGQNRKVMIYRFVTKASVEERITQVAKKKMMLTHLVVRPGLGSKTGSMSKQELDDILKFGTEELFKDEIGDGDNKEDDSSVIHYDDHAIDRLLDRNQDATEDTELQSMNEYLSSFKVAQYVVKDEDDEEEEVEREVIKQEESVDPDYWEKLLRHHYEQQQEDLARNLGKGKRTRKPVNYNDGSQEERDWQEDQSDNQSDYSVASEEGDEDFDERSEANSRRPNRKGLRNDRDKPLPPLLARVGGNIEVLGFNARQRKAFLNAVMRYGMPPQDAFTNQWLVRDLRGKSEKEFKAYVSLFMRHLCEPGADGAETFADGVPREGLSRQHVLTRIGVMSLIRKKVQEFEHVNGQWSMPWMAELEENKRAAALAAGEDPKTPSTGTPADTQPNTPIPEDLSKSDEKEEGKKDCEDGKGTKKMDDSEIIEIPDESEKSPDLEKKEVDSTAEKEEKSTGNGEGGKEKEAEDAGKDKEEKDKTSELDDAPAEVKAEGSDGKNSEAEVGKDEKMDTSSPVEEKKELKEEKDGVKTEEATKLQNGENAKEGATAAPVVNVSEEKKKATKQRFMFNIADGGFTELHSLWQNEERAATVTKKTFEIWHRRHDYWLLAGIIQHGYARWQDVQNDVRFAILNEPFKGEMSRGNFLEIKNKFLARRFKLLEQALVIEEQLRRAAYLNMTEDPAHPSMALNTRFSEVECLAESHQHLSKESMSGNKPANAVLHKVLKQLEELLSDMKADVTRLPATIARIPPVAVRLQMSERNILSRLASRGPEVTSQSQSQTSQQMQVPR, encoded by the exons ATGTCGGGCAGTGAGGATGAGAGAGAAGACTTTGGAGCCGCGGACGAGCATTCACTTCTTCCCG GTGAGGACGATCTGGACGATGCTTTAtctgaggtggaggaggtgcccaagtccaagaagaagaagaaagctaaGAAAAGCAGCCgggagagcaggagcagcaagaGGCAGAGACCCATCAGAGAG GAGTTTCCAGTCAGCTCCCCAGAGCATCTAATTGGTTCTGAAGCAGCAGATAGAGATCCAGATGAGGGGGCTATGCGTTCCGAGAGTGAGGGAAGTGATTATGCCcccgggaagaagaagaagaagcgctCTAGCTCTGctaaagataaaaagaaaagtgcGAGTGCAGAGAAGGGAAGTTCGTCTGCCTCAAAGAGCAAACGCAAAGATCCAGAGCCtgacgatgacgacgacgacgaagaGGATTGCCAG CCTAAAAGCTCAGCGCAGCTTCTTGAGGCATGGGGCATGAAGGACATTGACCACGTATTTACTCAGGAAGACTATAATGCCCTCACTAACTACAAGGCCTTCAGCCAGTTTGTCAG GCCTTTAATTGCAGCTAAGAATCCCAAAATTGCTGTATCTAAGATGATGACATTAATGATGGCCAAGTGGAGAGAGTTCAGTACCAACAATCCTCTTAAG GGCTCTGCCACGGCTAATGCGGCCCTGGCAGCTGCCaatgtggctgcagctgtggagaACATGGTGGCCACCGGGACGGACGGAGCTTCTGAAACTGCCGTTGCTGCTTCAGCCgcccctgctgctcctgctgttgctgccgctGCCCCCGTTGTGCCCCAGCCTGCCCCGGCGCCTCCGCTCCGCAAGGCCAAGACTAAAGAGGGCAAAG GTCCGAACGCTCGTAAGAAGTCAAAGCCCGCCCCCAAGCCCCCGCCGAAACCCAAACCTAAGAAGGTGGCACCACTCAAGATCAAATTAGGGGGACTCAACAGCAAGAGAAAACGCTCCTCT AGCGATGAGGACGAACCTGATGTTGACAGTGACTTCGATGATGGGAGTTTCTCCGTGTCCGATGGCTCCAACCGCAGCAGTCGCCCTAAGAAGAAACCCAAAagttcaaagaagaaaaagaaag TGGAGACGGAGGATGGCGACGGCTATGAGACGGATCATCAGGACTACTGTGAGGTTTGCCAGCAAGGAGGAGAGATCATCTTGTGTGACACCTGTCCAAGAGCTTATCACATGGTCTGCCTGGACCCTGACATGGAAAAAGCACCCGAGGGCAAGTGGAGCTGCCCACACTGT GAGAAAGAAGGCATCCAGTGGGAGGCCAAGGATGAGCTCTCTGAAGGTGAaggggaggatgaggaagacaggagagatgaaggggtggaggaggaggatgaccaCCACATTGAATTCTGCCGGGTGTGCAAGGATGGAGGAGAGCTGTTGTGCTGTGACACCTGCCCCTCCTCCTACCACATCCACTGCCTCAACCCTCCGCTCCCCGAAATCCCTAATGGAGAATGGATCTGCCCCCGCTGCAAG TGTCCACCAATGAAGGGTAAAGTCCAGAAGGTTTTAacatggaggtggggggagcCACCTGCCCCCACACCTGTCCCTCGGCCTGCTGACCTTCCACCCGATGCTCCTGACCCCCCACCACTGGCTGGGCGCAGGGAGAGGGAGTTCTTTGTCAAATGGTGCAATATGTCCTACTGGCATTGCTCGTGGGTGCTGGAGCTCCAG TTGGAGCTGAACTGCCAGGTGATGTTCCGTAACTACCAAAGGAAGACTGACATGGACGAGCCACCACCTGTGGATTTCGGAGGggagggtgatgatgataaaagcagcaaaaggaAGAACAAGGACCCTCTTTTTGCCCGCATGGAGGAGGAGATCTGCCGCTACGGTGTCAAGATGGAGTGGCTGATGATCCATCGCGTCCTCAACCACAG TGTTGATAAGAAAAATAATGTTCATTACTTAATCAAATGGAGAGATCTGCCTTATGACCAGTCAACCTGGGAGAGTGAAGACATGGACATCCCTGAATATGACCCCTACAAACAGACATACTGGAATCACAG AGAACTGATGGTGGGTGAGGAGGGCAGACCTGGAAAGAAGCTGAAGAAAACGGTTAAAGTCAAAAAAGCAGAGAGACCGCCGGCTAACCCAGTCGTAGAC CCTACCATTAAGTTTGATCGCCAGCCGGACTACCTGGACAGCACAGGTGGAACTCTGCATCCATACCAGCTGGAAGGACTAAACTGGCTCAGGTTTTCTTGGGCTCAAGCCACAGATACAATCCTTGCTGATGAGATGGGTTTAGGCAAGACTGTGCAGACTGCAGTGTTCCTCTACTCTCTTTACAAAGAG GGCCACTCCAAAGGTCCCTTCCTGGTCAGCGCTCCCCTTTCCACCATCATTAACTGGGAGAGAGAGTTTGAGATGTGGGCTCCCGATATGTATGTGGTGACCTATGTCGGAGACAAAGACAGCAGGGCTGTCATTCGTGAAAACGAGTTCTCCTTTGAAGGGAACGCCATCCGGGGCGGGAAAAAAGCCTCCAAAATGAAG AAAGACTCAACAGTCAAGTTTCATGTCCTGCTGACATCCTATGAGTTGATTACCATCGACCAGGCTGTGCTTGGCTCCATTGAGTGGGCTTGTCTGGTGGTAGATGAGGCGCACAGGCTGAAAAATAACCAGTCCAAG TTTTTCAGAGTCTTGAACAACTATCAGTTGCAACACAAGCTGCTGCTAACTGGGACTCCTCTTCAGAATAACTTGGAAGAGCTCTTCCACTTGCTGAACTTCTTGACCCCAGAGAGATTCAA CAACCTGGAGGGATTTCTTGAGGAATTTGCAGACATTGCCAAAGAGGACCAGATCAAGAAGCTCCACGACATGCTGGGACCACACATGCTCAGGAGGCTGAAGGCCGACGTATTCAAACACATGCCTTCAAAGACAGAGCTCATTGTTAGAGTGGAACTTAGCCCCATGCAGAA AAAATACTACAAGTTCATTCTTACACGCAATTTCGAGGCCCTGAACACGCGTGGGGGTGGAAACCAAGTCTCCCTGCTCAATGTGGTGATGGACCTTaaaaaatgttgcaatcacCCCTACCTCTTCCCTGCAGCTGCCACA GAGGCAGCAAAACTTCCCAACGGCATGTATGAGGGGAATTCTCTGGTAAAGTCTTCAGGGAAACTGATGCTGCTCCAGAAGATGATGAGAAAGCTGAAGGAGGGGGGCCACAGGGTTCTTGTTTTCTCTCAGATGACCAAaatgctggacctgctggaggacttCCTGGAGAATGAGGGCTACAAATATGAAAGAATTGATGGTGGAGTCACTGGAAACATGAGGCAGGAGGCTATCGACCGCTTTAATG CTCCAGGCGCTCCTCAGTTTGCTTTCCTCCTCTCAACCAGAGCGGGAGGTTTGGGCATCAATCTTGCATCAGCTGACACCGTCATCATTTATGATTCTGACTGGAACCCCCACAACGACATCCAG GCCTTCAGTAGGGCTCACCGTATCGGCCAGAACAGGAAGGTGATGATCTATCGTTTTGTTACCAAAGCTTCTGTTGAGGAGAGGATTACGCAG GTGgcgaagaagaagatgatgctgaCCCATTTGGTCGTGCGACCTGGTCTTGGCTCCAAGACGGGCTCCATGTCTAAGCAGGAGCTCGACGACATCCTCAAGTTTGGAACAGAGGAGTTGTTCAAGGATGAAATTGGAGATG GGGACAATAAAGAGGACGACAGCAGTGTGATCCATTATGACGATCACGCAATCGACCGTTTGCTTGACAGGAACCAGGATGCCACAGAGGACACTGAGCTCCAGAGCATGAATGAGTACCTCAGCTCATTCAAAGTGGCCCAATATGTGGtcaaagatgaagatgatgag gaggaagaggtggaaagGGAGGTGATCAAACAGGAAGAAAGCGTGGACCCCGACTACTGGGAGAAGCTGCTCCGCCACCActatgagcagcagcaggaggatctTGCTCGAAATCTGGGCAAAGGCAAAAGAACTCGAAAGCCGGTCAACTACAATGATGGCTCCCAAGAGGAACGAG ACTGGCAAGAAGATCAATCTGATAACCAGTCAGACTATTCTGTGGCCTCTGAGGAAGGTGACGAGGACTTCGATGAACGAAGTGAAG ctaATTCCCGCAGACCAAACCGTAAAGGGTTAAGGAATGACCGGGACAAACCTCTACCTCCACTGTTGGCCAGAGTGGGCGGGAACATCGAG GTTTTGGGCTTTAATGCCCGACAGAGGAAGGCTTTCCTGAACGCTGTGATGCGTTATGGGATGCCTCCCCAGGATGCGTTCACTAATCAGTGGCTGGTGAGGGACCTTCGCGGGAAGTCTGAGAAAGAGTTTAA GGCCTACGTGTCGCTTTTTATGCGTCACCTGTGCGAGCCGGGAGCTGATGGAGCCGAGACCTTTGCGGACGGCGTCCCGCGTGAGGGTCTGTCTCGGCAGCACGTGCTCACCCGCATTGGTGTCATGTCGCTCATAAGAAAGAAG GTGCAGGAGTTTGAGCACGTGAACGGCCAGTGGTCGATGCCCTGgatggcagagctggaggagaacaagaGGGCTGCAGCTTTGGCTGCAGGCGAAGACCCAAAGACTCCTTCAACAGGGACTCCTGCTGATACGCAGCCAAACACTCCTATCCCAG AAGATTTATCTAAATCGGATGAAAAggaagagggaaagaaggaCTGTGAGGATGGCAAGGGAACCAAGAAGATGGATGATTCCGAG aTTATTGAAATTCCGGACGAGTCTGAAAAATCACCAGACCTTGAGAAGAAAGAAGTTGACTccacagcagagaaagaggagaagagtACAGGAAATggagaaggaggaaaggagaaagAGGCTGAAGATGCCGGCAAggacaaagaagaaaaggacaaaaccTCGGAGTTGGACGACGCTCCCGCTGAGGTCAAGGCCGAAGGTTCCGATGGAAAGAACAGTGAAGCCGAGGTGGGAAAAGATGAGAAGATGGACACCAGTTCAccagtggaggaaaagaaag AactaaaggaagaaaaagacgGTGTGAAAACAGAGGAGGCCACAAAGCTGCAGAACGGCGAGAACGCCAAAGAAGGTGCGACAGCTGCGCCGGTGGTTAACGTCAgcgaggagaagaagaaagcaacGAAGCAGAGGTTCATGTTCAACATCGCAGATGGAGGATTCACAG aGCTTCACTCACTGTGGCAGAACGAAGAGCGAGCCGCCACCGTCACGAAGAAAACTTTTGAGATTTGGCACCGTCGCCATGACTACTGGCTGCTGGCTGGCATCATACA ACACGGTTACGCTCGGTGGCAGGACGTGCAGAATGATGTGAGGTTTGCCATCCTCAATGAGCCCTTCAAAGGCGAGATGAGCAGAGGAAACTTCCTGGAGATTAAGAACAAGTTTCTGGCACGCAGGTTCAAG TTGTTGGAGCAGGCGCTGGTGATCGAGGAGCAGCTGCGCAGGGCGGCGTATCTGAACATGACCGAGGACCCGGCCCACCCGTCGATGGCCCTGAACACCCGCTTCAGTGAGGTGGAGTGTCTGGCTGAGTCCCACCAGCACCTGAGCAAAGAGTCCATGTCTGGAAACAAGCCTGCCAATGCAGTTCTACATAAAG TTctcaaacagctggaggagcttctgAGTGACATGAAAGCCGACGTCACACGTCTCCCCGCGACCATCGCCAGGATACCCCCCGTTGCCGTGCGGCTTCAA